Genomic window (Drosophila sulfurigaster albostrigata strain 15112-1811.04 chromosome 2R, ASM2355843v2, whole genome shotgun sequence):
actttgctttcatttaagATGATTACTAAATGTAATTGTTATGAATATAGTAATGGCAAGTTGATGACttagttatttatatatgtttctttcttttttttttggtcaaaTGTGGTGAATGCGTGGTTTTGTGGttgtattacatatttaaaaatgcgTAAGGTATAATGCCATAAATTTACTGCAGCTTTTTCTTGCCATATTGGATTTTATCATTGACTATTTTGGAAGCCTTCTGTATGATGGATTTGAACACGTCCTTTTCATTCAGGCCGGGCCACAAGGCAACGAGTACAGTGGCGCAATACATGAGCAACAGATTGTTGATGATAGCACCAATCCAGGCCAAAATTAACAATCCCAAGCTAATGACTATGACAACCTGTTTAAAGGAAAATTTAGGAGTttaattgacaaaaaattcaattattaataacagAACATACCAATGTCGGCTTGCGCTCCTTGAATAGATAATCGTACCACTCCCCGATCCGCGATTTAATATTATACAACTGGCCACAGACTTCCTCGAACTTCGCCTCTTGTTCGCCATCCCATTTGCCACCGCTGCAAACTAGACGCGACACCATTGGCAGCACAAAGTCCATGAAAAATGCTAGCAATGTCAGCAGTGAGAAGAGCGTTATGAATGACAAGTCTAGGTACCACAGCAACAGATACAAGAAACTGATGGCACCAAAGACAATGCCGGCATAGTATTGCTTTTCCCAGGTGAGAACGCCATAAGCACCAACAATGGCATTGCGAAATGGTTCCAAATCATGTTTTAGCTTAATTTGGGCACGCTTCTGTAAATTTAATGATGGCGGCATTTGTTGCATGTACTTTTTATTGTAATTCACAATTTCTTATCCTTTACTTACCTGGTCAACCTGCGAAGTTGTCATCTTGATTGATCGATCTCTTTAAGAAAAAACGCTTAGCTGTTTGTCGTTTGCCGTGTAAAACGCCTACTGGTGtacgttattattattttttatatttgggagaaaaatcaatttgtttggTCGAGTTTTCTGAAGGACTGCGACGCTTTCGGAGGTGACCATAAGTTGGATATTAAGATATGGCATTTATTGTcgcaaatataccaaatataccaatagcTTGGTTACACTGTACACTGTACACTGGGTGTACAAgagattttaaaaatgaattaaaaaatgttgggGTAACTTTAACAGTTTACTGTGTGTTAAGCAAGGACAATTTTTtactattcaatatatatattgcaaaaatttccCAAAGAAAATGTAGAGGACAAAAGTTGAAATACGCCTGTTGATAACAGTTGAAAGCTCATAGCAAACGCCCAATAAAAGGACTTCCGGTATTTTACAGTATTTTAGTATCAGagagtatataatatatacttccGTTGGGCACACTGATATATCGAAGTGACTGCTACTGATAAATACTCATGACAAGCTTAATCGAAAAGGTATCGTTTATCATACTCGATACTTTAGCAAATGACTTGAACAAATTAACTCAAACTGATTTTAGCTTTTTTGTTGACTAAAACTAGCTTCctatatttacaaaatgagCTGCCCAGGTTTTGGAGAAGTAAACATACCATCGTCTCGAGCCTTTTGGGACGACTGCGAAGAGGATGAATTCGACAACGTTGAACCGGCATCACAGTGAGTCtgcagttttttgtttataaaatgaaatgtttatataGAAGTATATTAACAGGTTGCACCTAAATTTTAATGAGGGCGAATCGGAAGCTCCCATTGCCAGTGAACTATTCGTGTTGGTGGAAGGACCACAAATAACAGAATTTTGTAACGCTTCGCTGCTACAGGATGCCAAAAACATTTGCAGCATACCGGCAAAATCGTCGTctttgcatttgaatgcagCCAAAGGACACTTATTGGCTACACTCGAAGAAGATTTCAACAACAGTGGTGAAATAACAGAGCTACTTCTGCCTTATGCTCAATTGGCTAAGAAGGTGTTGACGATCACAGTGAAACCAAAGATGGACTACAAAAGCGAAGATATCAACAGGTATTGCAATGAGGTCGCCATTGTGCACAGCATTGGCGGTCCATCTGGCGATAAGACCATAAGTCAACTGGAGGCGCCCAATTTCATATCTGGTGTAGCAGCTGGTGGTGAGTTTTTAcactttgcttttctttcgTGCatgtttatacatttttttgttttgtttttcttcccCGCATAGTTGCTAGCTGGCGCCAGCAGATGCAGCTTCCGTTCAATTCATATGTGGTGTATGTCGATAAGCTACCTATAGATGGCGTTACTGCCGGACCATTGATCAAGCTGTTACAACAATCCGGAGTCCAATGCAGCGATCGCTATGttcccaaacccaaacccagttcttatttatattcttaatattgGGGGAGGCATGAATGTATATTTCTGAATAAATTGGTTGAGGTGttgtataaagaaaaaatcaaatacgTGTACTTATTTCAAGACTTCAAAGATGCTCAAGTTGAGCTCCTTGCTCCGCTGTTCCATGTGCGCCTTGGCAATAGCAATGAACTGAGGCCGCGATAGCAGGGAATACGCTGGCACTAGCAGCGACGAGATCAGCATATGCAGTTCTTTGTGACCACTGCTAAACAAATCCAGGCCCAACTCTAGAGCAGTGCCAAAATCACATTCATCCACCGCGATATTGGCGGCATTTGCCACCGGCTGCAGCTTTTCTAACACAGCTTGCTTGGCATTGTCGCTGTCTACGCCGAGATCCTTACGCTCGAAGAGTGCCAGAATTTTCTTGAGTTCCGCATCGCTGACAGGCAACGGACGATATCCTTGCTGTGACTTGCGTTCGTAGGGCACAACAATGCCAGCTCGATGAAAGGATTTGGCCATGACACGCTTATTACGCTCCTTGGTCAACGTATCCAGATTGGGCAATGGATTATCACTAAGATGCTGCTTCACGGCTTTCTTGGTGGCCGCAACTTGGGCAGTGTTGAAAGGCGTGCCCACGAAGTCATGTTCCAAGTAGTACAGGAAGGCATCGAAGATGTTGCcagcaataaattgaaattcacagTTTTGTGTGCAATCATTACGCGCTAGGAGTAGACGATCTTTATCCTGGGGCACATCACGCCAGTAGCCATAATGGATGCCCGTATTTTTGCGAACAAAAACCGTCTGGAACTCGGGCGGATCGTAGTAGAAACGCCAATGTCTCAAATAATCGCCAGGTTCACCAATTTTAGCTTTATGGAATTTCCCAGCGAGGAACTCAAAGGGTGCCACCAACTGCAGTTGGAACATTTGTTCAATGTACTGCAAAGCAGCTGTTTTAGTTGTGTCCTTTTTGAGCGTATTGATAAACTGCCAGAATGCATAGAAATCTGGTGGCATTTCGACCAGAAATTTGTGGCGGATGAATTCGTTGCTCTCACAGAGATTATCGTATTCCTGCTGCACGGAGAGACGAATGCGCTTCTCCAGTATTTCCATATAATTCTTGCCGGCAATATTGTTCATTGCCTCCTTGTGAAGCTGCGCAGTTTCCGTTTCATATTCGccgactgcagcagctgcttctaTTTCTCTGGCAGAACTGCTGGTATTTGGACTGTCCCCTTTTTGAAGGACTTACTTCCTCCTTGTGGTCGGCTGTGCTAGCCGTTTTGCGTTTTGGCGCCATTTTTGGAATATCTGTTTCCTTGCTGGGATGATTGTACTTTTCAAGATGGGCCTCATTGCGCTGATAACACTTGTCCCAATATTTGCAGTCTtcctttggcattttgttaaGCAGATGGATGCTTTAGTTATTTGTAATGCACattaaaaggaaaaatattgcaaagcTTTCTCTTGTTCTTGCCGGCAAATAAACACTAGCAAATCTGTCGCAGTGTGACCTCAAGTTGCATATTAAAAGATACCAGACCACTAGTTGAAACTTGAAATGGAAGCTATAAagacaatttggtattttcttCGGTTCTAATTTTGCTAACAGGGGGGGAGCTTTTCGTGAACGACTTTAAACTACCCTGTAACTTGTATTTAAACAAGCACAAATTGcgatatatataaaacaaaatgttctTTTTTGATCTTTTTCGTCTCCTTCTCAGTACATGTTAGAATGatgtttggtttttaattgTCGTTGTACTTCATTCAATGAATACAAACCTTAGCAAAAGAATCAATTTGAGGGTTGGTTAGTTAGTATtacaataaatgtatgtatgggCAGGCGTTTCAAAAGCgaaaacacaataaaatcTACTACAAATACTTCTAGTCCTCGACGGCGCACATCACCGAATAGACGCACTCCTCCTTATTGATCAGGTGACAGGTTTTGTTGACCAGCGACATCAATTGATTTACATCGGTTGCCCAGTTGTTCAGTATATCGGAGGCGCTCTTCTTTGTGGTAAAGTAGATAATGCCAGCCGGTCGATCGATCTTGACACGTATTGTGTCACTATTGGCCAACTTCGATAGATATTCCTCACAGCGATTTGTGGGCAAATTAAGCAGTTCGCTCATACGCGACAAATGCAATCGTGAATAATACATTGCAATGATGcgaatattctaaaaatataaaaaaaattatgttaaatcACTATTTCCAAAAACATACATTGTAAACTTTGATGTTGATGAGTCagggcaaaatattttatgttttataataGATGTCCAACTTACGTGCTCTATCAGGCGATCTTTCAGCTCAGTGATGCACTTCTTGCCATGCTTTGTGCTGTCCTTGAACATTTCATTCTCGGCCAGGACCAAGCCAAAATCAGCATTGAAAGTATCAAAATTAATCAGCTCCTTTGACATGAACAGACGCAGTATTTCTCTAAAAAAAGACATCATATAAATAAGCACAGActcaattata
Coding sequences:
- the LOC133839334 gene encoding ADP-ribosylation factor-like protein 6-interacting protein 1 is translated as MTTSQVDQKRAQIKLKHDLEPFRNAIVGAYGVLTWEKQYYAGIVFGAISFLYLLLWYLDLSFITLFSLLTLLAFFMDFVLPMVSRLVCSGGKWDGEQEAKFEEVCGQLYNIKSRIGEWYDYLFKERKPTLVVIVISLGLLILAWIGAIINNLLLMYCATVLVALWPGLNEKDVFKSIIQKASKIVNDKIQYGKKKLQ
- the LOC133839333 gene encoding uncharacterized protein LOC133839333 encodes the protein MSCPGFGEVNIPSSRAFWDDCEEDEFDNVEPASQLHLNFNEGESEAPIASELFVLVEGPQITEFCNASLLQDAKNICSIPAKSSSLHLNAAKGHLLATLEEDFNNSGEITELLLPYAQLAKKVLTITVKPKMDYKSEDINRYCNEVAIVHSIGGPSGDKTISQLEAPNFISGVAAGVASWRQQMQLPFNSYVVYVDKLPIDGVTAGPLIKLLQQSGVQCSDRYVPKPKPSSYLYS
- the LOC133839327 gene encoding LOW QUALITY PROTEIN: histone PARylation factor 1-like (The sequence of the model RefSeq protein was modified relative to this genomic sequence to represent the inferred CDS: deleted 1 base in 1 codon); translation: MPKEDCKYWDKCYQRNEAHLEKYNHPSKETDIPKMAPKRKTASTADHKEEVSPSKRDSPNTSSSAREIEAAAAVGEYETETAQLHKEAMNNIAGKNYMEILEKRIRLSVQQEYDNLCESNEFIRHKFLVEMPPDFYAFWQFINTLKKDTTKTAALQYIEQMFQLQLVAPFEFLAGKFHKAKIGEPGDYLRHWRFYYDPPEFQTVFVRKNTGIHYGYWRDVPQDKDRLLLARNDCTQNCEFQFIAGNIFDAFLYYLEHDFVGTPFNTAQVAATKKAVKQHLSDNPLPNLDTLTKERNKRVMAKSFHRAGIVVPYERKSQQGYRPLPVSDAELKKILALFERKDLGVDSDNAKQAVLEKLQPVANAANIAVDECDFGTALELGLDLFSSGHKELHMLISSLLVPAYSLLSRPQFIAIAKAHMEQRSKELNLSIFEVLK